GAATTCCCAGCCATAAACTTGTTTGACACAAAGTAATGCACCATGTACAGGCTTCTCAGCGGCAGTTTTGGATATGCTGAATAGGAACCACACCGCacatttataacaaaaaaaaaaagatatccgAGAGGAAAGAGGCAACACATGATAAAAATGAAGCCATAGAATTCATACCTCACCTACTGCAATCATCATGACATGGGGAGTAAAACCAACTCCAGCTGAAGTAACAATCCATTCACCTGTTGCAGGGTGGTAGGCAAAAGTTTTAAGATTCAGTATTATAGATTGCATCCTAGATGTAGAGTACCAAGAGATTTTATGAGTATCTCATTGCCTgcctaataaaaaataaaagtcaaTGCAGAACACATGCCCTTTAATCAATAAAGGTGAGTGCAACAACACAGCATTTAAAGCACATATTGACAGAATTACTTACTAACAGATAATTGAAAAGATGGAGATTGTCAAAGGTTGCATGTGGTATGCAGATCAGTAACAGGTCAGCTTTTACCCAAAACCCTGACTTTCTAAAACATGCAATCTCTACCAGAAACACGATCATTATGAAAAAGGAGAACCTTTTACAACCCATTCAATAAATTATAACTATGTGAGTTTATACTATGCGAAAATTCATGATCCTCCAATTCACCAAAGCATGTTAAGAACAAAGAACTACAGGACATTGAGACTTAACTAAATCACATAGTCTGACAGAGGGTAAATCAAAGAAAGAACTATTATAATAACACCAGAATGTCACTGTGTCTGATGGTATTGACAACTATTTCACGAGAATGCACAAAAAATCGAAAGCCTACTCGTTTTTATGGTGTTACTGGTGTTCCCCTTAGTCTTCTTTAGTTCAGCTTTGCTACGGTGGCAATGGATTCACCAAAATTTCAAAAATGAGGATTTTTGCCACCAGGAATACGAATAACCAATAATCGAGCATTTACTCGAACACCTGATGGTTAAAATTCCAAATGGCCTCACAGTGTTACAAGAGTCGGGAAGAATCACTCCTAAACACTAATGCTTGCAGTGCAACCACTAATCACCATTTCGTTCGATATAGTCACGGAACAATGCAAGATTCCATCGAAGGAGAGATTTCTCTACTCACCAAGCCGCCGACTGCCCGGCGGTCTGCCTCTTCGCCGCTCATGTATGGAAGCTTCGGATCCATCGCACCCATACCCTCGCGGCTTCGCCTCCTCCGGCTCCTCCTGGCCCGCTATCGCGCCGAAACCGCCACCAGGGAGGGACGATTCCACCGAGCATGTCACAGAGCTGGCGCCGTCGGAAGGCGCTGCCGAGCTCGCTGCGGATTTCGGCAACGGCGGGAAGCCCGGGGGAGCGGTGCCCACCAGGTCGAGGCGCGGAGTTCCACCCATGGCTAGAATGCGAAATGAGGAGTTGACAAGGACCTGCAGACCTACAGATGAACAAAAGAAAACCACCTCTTACCCTTccttttctcttcctcctcctcctcctcctcgtacgCCCGCGCTCCGTGAAAATAATCCAAGGATGGCAACAGAAAACAGCGGCACGGAATGGGGCCTTTGTCGGCAGCTGCGGTCTCCAGTTCCGCGAACTGCTCCGCCGCGGAACCCTCGAGGAAATGCTGGTGTGGAAGAGGGCGGGAGAGCGCGCGCAGCAAGAGTGCAAATGGCACGCGGCGGTGTCGAGGCCCGACTCTTCTGACCCCTCTCGCTCTCCTCTCtctgcaaaaaaggaaagaaacggcacaccacgcagcaacaaaacGCCATCCTCTGCCTTGGCGGAGACATGAACCAGGGTGTTCCTCCCACAAAAACTATGACGTGTACGCCTAGAAACTTGTGTATATGGGTCCCACGCGTAAATCCCTCCTCGCAAACATCGCCCACAAATGctacatcacacacacacactcacacactatatatatatatatatatatatatatatatatatatatataatcacaatATCGCAATGATTAAGAAAAGGACATGAACGACATGGAATTAAAACAGGACGACTCGAACAACCTTCGACGCACCATAAAAGGAGACGTTGCCATCAGCAACACAATTCTACCCTAAGGTTGTTTCCGACGCCTGAACTCCACCAACAATCACTCGGGTAGGAGGCAGCGACCTTATTCCACACGGTATGCTCAACATGACTCAGAAACTAAGCAACCTCGGATGCCAATCTCACCAGACACAGCTGCATCATCTAGTAATGTGCGCAACGAAGGCATCCAACTCGGCTCGTGAAGCTCCTCCCTCCGCTATCGCCTCCCTCACAGCTTCCCCTATAACCCTGGCTCGTTCTCTTATCCCTCTCCCTTCGTCGTAGACCATCACTCGCTTGATCGCCTCCTCGATCACCGCCCGCGTCGTCACCTTGTCGGCCCGAGGCGTCCACTCTCCGACCGTGACACCCGCCTTCAGGTGCCCCGTCACCAGCGCCGCGATCGTCGGTTGGTCCGAGTGCATGGGCCACGCTATCACGGGCACGCCCATGCACAAGCTCTCCATGCacgagttccacccgcagtggCTCACGAACGCGCCCGTCGCCGGGTGCGACAGGATATCCAGCTGCGGCGCCCACCCCCGCACCACCAGTCCGGTCCCTGCCACCTTCTGTTCGAATTCCGGTGGCAGCTCCATCCGTCGGACGTGTCCGTTGTCCTCGGCGGCGAAGATGTCTCCCCTGTCGGCGTCTCTGACGACCCAGACGAAGCGCTGCCTGCTAAGCAACAGCCCGTTCGCCAGTTCCTCCACCTGCTCGTCCGCCATCGCAGTAGTCGTCCCGAAAGAGACGTAGACGACCGACGCTGGCGGTTGCTTGTCCAACCAATATAGGCATTCGTGTGGCTGTCGACGGCGGCCTCCGTCGATGACTGCCATCGGACTCAGTGGCCCGAGGGTGAAAATCTTCCTGTCTCGATGCTTAGGTTCCCGAGCTAGAAGGTCAATGAACTCGCCCTCGATAGGGCGGCAGGTGTTGAGCAGCCTTCCGGCGCTGGAAGTGTTCTCGTCCATGCGGCGCCTTGCAAAGGCCCCGAACTCTTCGGTGATGATGCCGTCCAAGGGAGGGAGGGCCAAGCCGCGATCTCTCAGCTCGTCGGCGGCCGATGGGCGATCGTAGAAGACTTGGAACAGGGCCGGGAGGCAACTGAAGTTGTATGACTCCGCGTTGTGGAGGGCGGCGGCCTCGACTGCGGCGAAGGAGGCGAGGGAATCGTGGACGACGACGACGCGGCGGGAGGAGGCGGAGAGGGAGCGGAGGAGGACGGAGATCGGTTCGTCCAGGTGCTCGAACGCGTCGAACATGGGCTGGAGGTGGGCAGGGAACCTGGTCGTGGTGGAGTTTCGGTCAGGAGGCGGGCTAGGGAAAGCAGGGATGGGGAGCTCGTGGAAGTGAAGCCGGGAGTCTCCGCCCCAGGCAGGGTTGACCCTGGATTTGGCCTGGCGGATGTGGATGGCGGAGGTGGCGAAGTGAACGGAGAGGCCGGGGCGGCCACAGAGGAGGAGGGCGAAATGGTGGAGCTGGGCCAGGTGGCTCTGCGCCGGTAGGGGgacgaccaccaccaccacatctTGAGCTTCCTCTTGTCTTGCTGCTTCCATCGCCTCCTCCGGTCGCAAGTCAATGGTGgaatagtctctctctctctctctctctcctcccttaCAGATAACAGTTTCACTACGGCTTCTCTGATATTAATAGAAATGACAGGTCCATCAAGCATCCATCACCCGGTACGTCAGTACCAACTGCAATGACTATTCCATCAGCAATGAGATTATGAATAAGATCATAATGGTGTGGGTGACAGTGCTTTGGTTTGTAAGCTTTTACCTGAAGAATGAATGCAATTCTCATGAGAAAAGACAAACCTGAAACGTGAAGAACAGGGCATTGATTGTTGGGAGGCTTGTAACCACAAATTTTTAgaacaaaaaaatgattttgaaagtgtttttactttgaaaacaaagtaaagatcattgatgataTTGATTGCCACTTGTTAGATGATTTGAACcccataaaaagaaaaaagggggTTATACAGGGTCACTTTACCTGAGAAAGCATTATAAAGATCAGAAAATGGTGGCAATGACCAAATCTATTCAGGTCCATGACAATATCAATGTCCACGTATAAATGGTTATTATGATCTATAAGGTAATGCATCCAAGACCTGTACTTTGTTACACCACAGAAATCTCTATAAATCTCCTTTTATCTGCCTAAAAGAATTAGAACATATGTAACATTGTTCCAGAACTCATGATTTCCATCATTCCTTCACACTCTGATAACAAATAGAAAGAAAGCCGGCTTTTGGCACCAGGTTGAGACAGCCCTTTGAATTTAGCTCATAAGAACTTGGTAGCTGCCCCCGATGACCAAGAATGATTGCCAGTGTATCCCTTAAGCTAGAATATTTATTCGATATCCTCGATCGCCGATCAGATTCTGGCATCGCAGTTCTGCGAAGCAATGCGGTGCAGCTGGTGCAGGATCAAAGTTTTAACCATCGCTGTTTGACCGATACAAAGTGCTCTAACTTCAAACTCTTCCCATTGGAGAAAAGGGTGCATCCAGCAAAAAAGATGTTGGTTTCACTTTTCTTTCTTCACTTGCAGCGGCTTCAATCAGTCGCCAGACTTCTTCCTCGAGGAGTAATTTCAATGAATTAGAATGTGACTTTTGCCTGTTCTTCTCCTGAATAACAGCTGAAGCAACATCGAAACCATGCAATACGGCAATGCAGATCGAGAATGCCTGTAAAGTTGATAATCGTGCATGGAAATCAACAAGATATTGTCCTTTCCCATCAGCCATTATTGATAGTGCAGGCACCTTTTCTTTGCTTCCCTGTTTGCATGCACGAATCAAGGGTCACAGTATTAACAACACAATTCTGCCCCAAATTAACAATATTCACAGAATGAAATCAACCAATAATGTAATAGCAGTCAATAAGCTAAAAGATAATGTTAGAAGAACACTACAATCAATGGTCTTTCAGAAAAATTGCTGAGTTCACACAATATATATTGTAATTCAGGAGTTATAAGCAACTAGAATATTTAGACCATTGATTCCTAAGCAAAAAGTTGCCCAAAAGTTCTGTATGACAAGACTTGCTTGTTTCAATTGGCAATATACTAACCTGAGCAGATTAAAAGGAACAATGGCAGGCATTCCGTAGATGGCCTTCACAGTACCAAATTTGCTTCATTTAATGAATATCTTTCCACCTGATGCTGGAAAGTTCACTGCACTCCAGAATAAAGATGGCAAATTTCCACTAACCAACCAAAAGTTCCTAGATAAGATATCTTGTGATGCCAGCAGTCTGTAGGCTTATAGGCAGCATCAGCGGGACAATTCAATTTTAAGTCATTTTCTGTCCTAGAGAATTGACTCTCAGATGCTTTGAAATATCCCTTGACAtttcatttgaatttatcattATGACATTATCTTTATGGCTAAAACTCCCAGCATATCATGTCTTTATGCCTACAACCCCATAATAGCGGGCAAAACTTGCCACCATGTTGAGGTTGCTCCTTTGAGACCTAAGCGTCCAGAGGGTCATAGAAAAGTCTTCTATGGGTTTTCAACTAAAGGATTTTGCTCATGATGGTTTACAGTCGAACTTCAATGACAATAAATATACACTGCAAGAACATTCACATCCAAGGCAGATGAAAATTGTATCCATTATTTGTAGTTGATCTAGTATCAAATTTCAGTAGAGAAGCATCATGTTTGGATTAAGGGAAGAGATAGAGAGATAGGGGCTCTCATGAGCTATTTATGTTCTTAGCAGAcagaaataataatataaaagaaaGTAAGACGGAATATAAAATATCTAGAGGGTACACATAAAGATAACGGGGACAAGCAGGGCCAACGAACCAAGAATTTAGCATATAGCAATGTACCAATTAAAAATGATCCCATCAACATGTTTCATACTCATCCAACGCCAGATAGAAGTGGAGATAACTGGACATTTCCACCAGTGAAGTAGGATCCTTAAAATATCGAAAAGAAAACGAAGCCAGCAAGCCTAATTTTACCAAAAATAAAGCAGCCTGACTCTACTTGAACTACAGATTTCAAGTCTCATTTGTAATCATATAATCTAGCAACACCTTTCACACATTCCTGTAACAGACTATAATGCCATAGCAATGTGAATAAAAGCCCATTCTTAACTAGAACTAATTCTCACACCAATTGAACCCCTCAGCCCGAGACAAAGATTTGCAATAAATGAATATTCCATCAAGAAACAACAGATATTAATCATGTCATACCAAACAGATGGCAATGCAGTTCGAAATCTTGAGATTACCGTACCTgaagaaaaagaaacattgaCTTCCGACTCTCAAATGTTTGGGAATCCACCCAATCATCAGCATGAGAATTATTGAACACGACAATTGGGCAGCCCATGTCCCAGCCACCACAATCACATCCTCCACCAGACCTCCATCTATCTTGTAAGGTGGACGGACCACCTTCATCGGTATTTGGCAACCCATGTGTGCCACTAGGGGTTATCACCTTGACAGTTGCAGGATTTAGGCAGCTGCAGATCTCCATTTCCTGATCAACAGCAGGATAACTTGATAAATTTTGATTTTCTTTTGAGGTGACTTCTTTTAAACCTTTTGAGCCCTTCCTTCTATCGAAAGGAATTTGAACAATAGTAGTTGCAATCTCAAGTTGCGGATGCAAATCTGCTGGTGACCATGGGCAAGAAGTTGATGCATCTGACCGAAAACTACTGCATGTATTCCGAGTAGGATTTTGGTGCTCCTTTGAATTATCTATGCCTATATGTTTCTCTTTGACTGAGGTTGTGCTGACACTACTGGTCAGAGGATGAGTAGAATCTAAAGAGCACTGAGATCTTTCATCAATCATGATGCTCCTTCTTGCTTGGGCAATGTCATATAGAACAAACTCCATAGCAATCGAGTTATGCAATGATCCTTTTTCTCTTACTTCTGAGCACAAAAAACAAGAAACTTGCATCTGCCCAACCATTGGAGGTGCTTGCCCATCCTGATCTTTTGTCCTGCTGTTGTTGTTTATCTTCTTGTTAGAGCTATGGAAGGTATAAATCCAGTTAAATGCATTATCAGTTTTCCATGTCTTAGCAATAAGAACATCTTCAGGAGCTTTTACAGAGAACTCAAAAATTGGGTTTCCATTCACAGTTTCCAGTTTAAGGATTCCATTAAGGTGAGCAGGTGAAGAAGCTGTGATAAAAGCCTGTTGTCTCTGTAAATTTTCATCCATCTCCATCTGCTGTGCCATAATAGAGAGGTCATTTAGTAAAGATTCGCAAAGCACTTCACTCCTGATTTTTGCAGCTTCACTAGCACTActtccaaaattttctttttctaaatGCGATGAATTTTGGAGAGATTTGGTTTTCCTAATGGGACCAGAAGTGTTACTGGGTGGGGTAAGTTGAATTTTTGGGCTGGCATTAAGTAAAGCAATTTCTAACTTAGCTATATTTGACATCCCTACCTTTGATGAAAAGGACTTCGGTAGAATATTTACTGAATCTAGTTGAGAAATGATTTCCTCAGAAATTCTAGGATCAGTTCTTTGATCATGATGAAACTTTTGATCCTTGTGAGATCTTGCTCTTAGAAATTCATTTGCTGCATATGTAGAATGAGATTCTGTTTCAATGCTTTGCAGGGAGATCTCAAAAAGGTCATCTATAGAACTATTCTTTCTGGAGGCAGAAGATGAGCATGATTTATTCAGACTTTGATTCTTGTCAGGAAGATCATGAGATGAAAGATCTAAAAAACCCATAGATCTTGTTGTGTTTGAGTCGGTTGGGTCAACGGATAAAGGATCCAATGTGACATCCATAGAACCAAGAGGTGAATGTTCTTCATGTGAAAACAAAACAGGTTCTTTCAAGCCATGATGATGGAATGAATCAATgatatcaaatgaaaaaaaagcaTCATCACTGCAACATGATTCAACTTTCCTCATATCTCTTAGTTTTCTCATTCTTGATACCTCTTTAGAGCTCCGATACATAGAACCTCTTTTTGGCACTTTATCACTCATTTTTAGAGGCATGATTTTGTAACCGGGGCTGGAAGAATAACTGCGGCCCAGTACTCTCAGATCACTATCCAATCTGTTCAAGTCGTAATATCTAGGAAGTCCTTTTCTATCACATTCTTGTACCTTTTTACTGCTAGAAATGCAAGAACTAACAACTTTGGGCCTCAATCTTACTTGAAAATTGTCTTCAGATTTTAAGCCTCTTTCTTGCCCCATCAATATGATAAGTTGCTGAAACATAAGGGAGTCAAGTTAGGTACCATAAATGATCATGAGATCCAAAACTATTATCATGTACTAATGTATTATAACCATTATGGATGGGCATAATTCTGATCTTGGACTCATATCATAAAATGCATAAAATGGTGGGAGAGCAATATTTGAATGCATGCAACTTGTCCTCCATCTATGTTTCTTTCTAGCACGACATGGAGGTCTAAGTATGTTTAAAACCATTCTGAAACCATGTTAGAAATATCTTCCTTCTGCAGAACAGGCATAATGTAGCTGAACTGTGATGATGGTTAACCTAAGTTGCCAAATAAAAGAAACAATCTTGAGGCTGAAATTTGCAAATTTAGATACTAAGAAAACATAATAAATACCCATTTGCACCGAGAAAAGAGCCATGTAGCAACAGCAGCATTTCAGAAAGCAGAAAAAAATGAAGACAACCCGCTGTCGCTTACAATGCCGAGCCACAGTGCGGGGGCAAAAGGTGGACACAGCTGAAGAAACGTGATTTGGAATCGAATCAAAGCACTAAACCCCACAAAACAAGTAGATTTTCCCCCAAAAAAAACCTTCCTtaatcatagaaaaaaaaaacaaaaaaaggaaaaatgtgAGCAAATCTTCATCATCAATAGGAATCTCATCCCAATGCAAAAATAGCATAAGATCTCAAAACTTTACCATACAAGGTAGAAATCACAAAAAGGAGCTATTTTTCTCCCTAAAAATCTCATCTTGTGTCAGAAAACGAGATCAAAGGAACCGGAACCCTCGAATTCTTAGTGCCATTAGTAAAGGCGCCCATCAACAAACATCCTTCACTTCAGAAAAGAATCCCTAAAAGATCCTTAAACAcggaaataaagaaaaagaaataggaAAGGAAACAGAGAAATGCGGGCTACCTGTCCTCAGGCGGAGATCTTTTCCCTCGCTTGTTTCGTCTGGTAGAAAGCAAGGATGCGGAATTCTATTGCGGCCTATAGATTGGCTATCAAACAATGGCTGGGATCAAAGAGAATAATATGCATGTCAAGCAAGCCCTTTTTCCCCTTGCTGCGACACACTTCTCGAGGTTTGGTCAAGGCCTTTTACTGTCCGGTTCCGGTTCAGCTTCCCCCTCTGGGGATGCTAATTAAAGCTGAGCTGCTACTAAAATACTCGTTTCCGACGCCCGAATCGTCCTGCTTCACACTGCACTTTTCTGCTGCATGCAATTACTGATTTCTCCTTTCCTAACTTTCTTCCGGTCTTTCATCTTGACCAGAAAATTTGCTTCCAAACGTTCCAAGTAGCAACGGCAACAACAACCGTAGCCTCGATTGGTCATCCATGGCCTGATTTGTCTTCCTTCTCAGTTCATCATTAGGGTATTATAGATCGACACAGAGCCTATTACATTGAAAGGTTCAAATGACTCTTTAGTAAAACCCTAATCGAGGCCAATTCGGTTTAATTTGTTATATATCCATTAATTTATTGGGCCTAACTCGTGGCCCAAAATATTTGGATtgattttgttatatatatatatatatcaaaagataCTGTTTCCAAGTAATTATGGAACTTTATATGGTtactatatattattatattatgctttctaaaataattaattatttctaATAAGATCTATTATTCTATATCGAATATActtatatattttgattatttgtgcTTGAATTAGTTCTTATTTTTCCTATATTTTCTTCTATATTATTTTTGATTAATTGATATTGAATGTTTCCTTCTCATATTCAAGAAAGCTATGTTGGTTTTCTTGACATTGGTTGCAAACCCCTTTCCTCTCTCGCTCAATTCAACGAACACGTCCCCGGCAACTCGGTTCTCGA
Above is a genomic segment from Musa acuminata AAA Group cultivar baxijiao chromosome BXJ3-4, Cavendish_Baxijiao_AAA, whole genome shotgun sequence containing:
- the LOC135634870 gene encoding cis-zeatin O-glucosyltransferase 2-like; translation: MEAARQEEAQDVVVVVVPLPAQSHLAQLHHFALLLCGRPGLSVHFATSAIHIRQAKSRVNPAWGGDSRLHFHELPIPAFPSPPPDRNSTTTRFPAHLQPMFDAFEHLDEPISVLLRSLSASSRRVVVVHDSLASFAAVEAAALHNAESYNFSCLPALFQVFYDRPSAADELRDRGLALPPLDGIITEEFGAFARRRMDENTSSAGRLLNTCRPIEGEFIDLLAREPKHRDRKIFTLGPLSPMAVIDGGRRRQPHECLYWLDKQPPASVVYVSFGTTTAMADEQVEELANGLLLSRQRFVWVVRDADRGDIFAAEDNGHVRRMELPPEFEQKVAGTGLVVRGWAPQLDILSHPATGAFVSHCGWNSCMESLCMGVPVIAWPMHSDQPTIAALVTGHLKAGVTVGEWTPRADKVTTRAVIEEAIKRVMVYDEGRGIRERARVIGEAVREAIAEGGASRAELDAFVAHITR
- the LOC135635977 gene encoding uncharacterized protein LOC135635977, with amino-acid sequence MGQERGLKSEDNFQVRLRPKVVSSCISSSKKVQECDRKGLPRYYDLNRLDSDLRVLGRSYSSSPGYKIMPLKMSDKVPKRGSMYRSSKEVSRMRKLRDMRKVESCCSDDAFFSFDIIDSFHHHGLKEPVLFSHEEHSPLGSMDVTLDPLSVDPTDSNTTRSMGFLDLSSHDLPDKNQSLNKSCSSSASRKNSSIDDLFEISLQSIETESHSTYAANEFLRARSHKDQKFHHDQRTDPRISEEIISQLDSVNILPKSFSSKVGMSNIAKLEIALLNASPKIQLTPPSNTSGPIRKTKSLQNSSHLEKENFGSSASEAAKIRSEVLCESLLNDLSIMAQQMEMDENLQRQQAFITASSPAHLNGILKLETVNGNPIFEFSVKAPEDVLIAKTWKTDNAFNWIYTFHSSNKKINNNSRTKDQDGQAPPMVGQMQVSCFLCSEVREKGSLHNSIAMEFVLYDIAQARRSIMIDERSQCSLDSTHPLTSSVSTTSVKEKHIGIDNSKEHQNPTRNTCSSFRSDASTSCPWSPADLHPQLEIATTIVQIPFDRRKGSKGLKEVTSKENQNLSSYPAVDQEMEICSCLNPATVKVITPSGTHGLPNTDEGGPSTLQDRWRSGGGCDCGGWDMGCPIVVFNNSHADDWVDSQTFESRKSMFLFLQGSKEKVPALSIMADGKGQYLVDFHARLSTLQAFSICIAVLHGFDVASAVIQEKNRQKSHSNSLKLLLEEEVWRLIEAAASEERKVKPTSFLLDAPFSPMGRV